In Candidatus Acidiferrales bacterium, a genomic segment contains:
- a CDS encoding energy transducer TonB — protein sequence MFKVGADNKTHVNKVQDLYRAVILLAVCLTSVQAQEKPRSTCFSARPIDGWDSLVARIKYTEIFLRAGAHGSVGVGFRVDTSGTIDGPIYVKTTEHYLVDLVRDAVRATRWQPAMKMGEREVSIVSFRVDFTLLPDTVQIRSYTGKDTVLCRDVRSKIHIEIRQY from the coding sequence GTGTTCAAGGTGGGCGCCGACAATAAAACGCACGTGAACAAAGTTCAGGATTTATATAGGGCAGTTATCCTTTTGGCAGTTTGCTTGACTTCCGTGCAAGCGCAAGAGAAACCCCGCTCGACTTGTTTCAGCGCACGGCCGATCGATGGCTGGGACTCTCTTGTGGCTCGGATCAAGTATACTGAAATTTTTCTGCGCGCAGGAGCTCATGGCTCTGTCGGCGTGGGATTTCGCGTTGACACTTCAGGTACGATCGATGGCCCGATTTATGTGAAAACAACTGAACACTACCTTGTCGATCTGGTCCGCGACGCGGTAAGAGCCACTCGCTGGCAACCCGCAATGAAAATGGGTGAGCGTGAAGTCAGCATAGTTTCATTTCGCGTTGACTTCACATTGCTCCCGGACACGGTTCAAATAAGGAGCTATACTGGTAAAGACACTGTTCTGTGCAGGGACGTTCGTTCCAAAATTCATATAGAAATACGGCAATACTAA
- a CDS encoding DUF5655 domain-containing protein: MNTIDDLQVTLIQLLDSIGKYKLEPKKGSIHVLRERAFIAIHPKKSYLGVNVVLDRSKAAPSASKVEKVSANRFHHFYKITDKRELNSSFARLLKEAFDLAQPKK; the protein is encoded by the coding sequence ATGAATACCATCGATGATTTGCAAGTAACTTTGATACAGCTATTGGATTCCATAGGGAAGTACAAACTAGAACCAAAAAAGGGCTCCATTCACGTTCTTCGAGAACGAGCTTTTATTGCAATCCATCCCAAGAAGAGCTACCTGGGCGTGAATGTCGTCCTCGACCGTTCCAAAGCTGCTCCATCAGCGAGCAAGGTCGAAAAAGTCTCAGCGAACAGATTTCATCACTTCTACAAAATCACTGACAAGCGGGAGTTGAATAGCTCATTCGCTCGATTGCTAAAAGAGGCATTCGATCTCGCTCAACCGAAAAAGTAA
- a CDS encoding cytochrome bc complex cytochrome b subunit, with protein MGRITDFFDERFDLSPIRRWVSDKTVPQHKHSFWYYFGGLALFLLTVQIITGILLAFYYSPNPANANESVRYIMEHVQYGWLIRSIHFWGANFLIAVVLVHMFSTFFMKAYRKPREVMWILGVLILALVLTFSFTGYLLPWTTLSYFATKVGVNTPMVMPVIGNFISQIMQGGEDVSAATLTRMFTLHTVILPLTAAGLVTFHVLLSQVLGTSVPLSIKKLDGETKFFPHFLMRDAAVWSGTFAILLAFASVFPANLDPKVNPILPAPAGIKPEWYFLFIFQTLRTIPEIAAVGLVTLGGIVWLMVPFLDRKPVNGKPFFTLFGIGVIVYTLTMTIFAYITTAQH; from the coding sequence ATGGGCCGAATTACCGACTTCTTCGACGAACGGTTCGATTTGTCTCCGATCCGGAGATGGGTGAGCGACAAAACAGTTCCACAGCACAAGCATTCGTTCTGGTATTACTTCGGGGGACTCGCTCTGTTCCTCCTTACGGTTCAGATAATCACCGGCATTCTTCTCGCATTTTATTATTCGCCCAACCCGGCAAATGCAAATGAGTCGGTACGTTATATCATGGAACATGTGCAATACGGCTGGCTGATCAGATCGATACACTTCTGGGGCGCGAACTTTTTGATCGCTGTAGTTCTGGTTCACATGTTCTCGACATTCTTCATGAAAGCCTACCGCAAGCCGCGCGAGGTAATGTGGATCTTAGGCGTTCTCATTCTCGCATTGGTTCTCACGTTTTCGTTCACTGGTTATCTGCTCCCATGGACGACGCTCTCGTACTTTGCGACGAAGGTCGGCGTGAACACGCCCATGGTGATGCCGGTGATAGGAAATTTCATCTCGCAGATCATGCAGGGCGGGGAAGACGTCAGCGCTGCAACACTGACCAGAATGTTTACGCTTCATACTGTCATCCTGCCTCTGACTGCAGCAGGGCTCGTAACGTTTCATGTACTCCTCAGCCAGGTTCTTGGCACGAGTGTCCCGCTGTCCATAAAGAAACTCGATGGCGAGACGAAATTCTTTCCGCACTTTCTGATGCGCGATGCAGCCGTCTGGTCGGGTACGTTCGCAATTCTGCTCGCCTTCGCGTCGGTTTTTCCGGCGAATTTAGATCCGAAAGTAAATCCGATCTTGCCCGCTCCAGCCGGAATAAAGCCCGAATGGTATTTTCTTTTTATTTTTCAGACGCTCAGAACAATTCCAGAGATCGCTGCGGTAGGCCTCGTTACGCTCGGCGGAATCGTCTGGCTCATGGTTCCTTTTCTCGATAGGAAACCTGTGAACGGAAAACCTTTCTTCACACTTTTCGGGATCGGCGTGATAGTTTATACGCTGACCATGACTATTTTCGCCTATATCACAACCGCCCAGCATTAA
- a CDS encoding ABC transporter ATP-binding protein yields MLLKAKELKKVFNRRVVFENISFEVKTGEVLSITGPNGSGKSTISKIVCGLLTPTAGEINLINDGKNIGRDEIHEHVGFVAPYLELYGEFTALENLEIEAKARGLKRRGNDRLSEILDLVGLLNRRNDGLRNFSSGMKQRLKYAAALMHEPEVVVLDEPTANLDVAGTEMVFSLIEKLRNDKIVVVATNDEKEAALGDVKVVLKKDLRAENDR; encoded by the coding sequence ATGCTGCTGAAAGCAAAAGAACTCAAGAAAGTTTTCAACAGGAGGGTCGTCTTCGAGAATATTTCTTTCGAAGTAAAGACCGGTGAAGTCCTTTCGATAACCGGACCCAACGGCAGCGGCAAGTCGACCATATCAAAAATTGTTTGCGGACTCCTGACACCAACGGCTGGCGAGATAAATCTCATCAACGACGGAAAAAATATCGGCCGGGATGAAATACATGAACATGTAGGATTTGTAGCACCTTATCTCGAACTCTATGGCGAATTCACAGCACTTGAAAACCTCGAGATAGAAGCCAAGGCTCGCGGATTGAAAAGGAGAGGAAACGACAGGCTTTCTGAAATTCTTGACCTTGTAGGATTGTTGAATAGAAGGAACGACGGACTCAGAAATTTTTCATCAGGAATGAAGCAGAGATTGAAATACGCCGCAGCACTCATGCATGAGCCCGAAGTGGTCGTTCTCGATGAGCCCACCGCAAACCTCGATGTAGCGGGGACTGAAATGGTATTTTCCCTCATAGAGAAACTGAGGAACGACAAGATAGTTGTGGTTGCAACCAACGATGAAAAGGAAGCCGCCCTCGGAGATGTGAAGGTCGTGCTCAAAAAGGATTTGAGAGCCGAAAATGACAGATGA
- a CDS encoding acyl-CoA thioesterase, translated as MTEGKRDPQDKRVQESNVEMVELVLPNDTNQLGNLLGGRLMHWIDIVAAMAATRHSNHVCVTAAVDELSFLHPIKLGELVTLKSSVNRVFNTSMEVGVKVFSENPLTGERKHSNSAYLTFVSIDRSSQPIKSVSVVPESLEEKRRYEQAQVRREQRLKHREETKRIWQERTGEQG; from the coding sequence GTGACTGAAGGCAAACGAGATCCGCAGGATAAACGGGTGCAGGAATCCAATGTAGAAATGGTTGAGCTTGTCCTGCCAAACGATACAAATCAGCTCGGCAATTTGCTAGGCGGCAGACTGATGCATTGGATAGATATAGTCGCTGCCATGGCTGCGACAAGACATTCCAACCATGTCTGCGTAACCGCCGCGGTGGACGAGCTGAGTTTTCTCCATCCGATCAAGCTCGGTGAGCTCGTCACCTTGAAGTCAAGCGTCAACAGGGTATTTAATACTTCAATGGAAGTCGGTGTGAAAGTATTTTCAGAGAATCCGCTCACGGGAGAAAGGAAGCATTCAAACTCCGCTTACTTGACATTCGTAAGCATCGACCGATCGAGTCAGCCGATCAAATCTGTTTCCGTCGTGCCTGAGTCTTTGGAAGAGAAGCGCCGATATGAACAGGCTCAGGTTAGACGAGAACAGAGACTTAAACACAGGGAAGAAACGAAAAGAATCTGGCAGGAGCGCACCGGTGAACAGGGGTGA
- a CDS encoding MXAN_6640 family putative metalloprotease: MSLSTIFEMFVLSNMLFGEMLLGSDHQGAINRFFEAYNVRSYNKCGFHIIANYYGTPADEFNVKGVLQVRPPNDTFVVSPSGKFRIHFDTTDINGNQPFLYDPDGNIIPNSTYAFIDSVENTCDYVYHVEVDSLGFPPPPSDSGAGGGNEYDIYVQSLPAGEYGYTDYNPSQPLINRINPTYAAWSVIRNEFQSTYTKGIPAMEVTIAHEFHHGIQVGNYGLWQQKDLWFYELTSTWMEQVVYPEVKDYYQYLIYFFDNVDRPFDDYQQYNYAGYERCIFGIFVQYEYGTSMMKKIWEKMAHEPPIPAIEDAFTAAGDDPSSVFQLFAQLNYFTNYRTQIASQFNITPYPLGEDYPLVKISMSDTLSGSGVSFPDSAMRLTEHFYQIYYNSDTFGLTVVNNNFSAAINDDKESFPFLAGISFGGQNCVEQLANGYCLFFAAANHNDWGIIPFISNQAFAEKNNGAYPQPFNPLLFLQPLKIPYPFSDTNDVTLSIFSISGTLVRTENSAPLSFLRGRCVTWDGKDSRGKIVSTGIYIYVLTNRSKTVLGKIAVVKN; the protein is encoded by the coding sequence ATGTCTCTGTCCACAATTTTTGAAATGTTTGTTCTGTCAAATATGCTGTTTGGGGAAATGTTGCTGGGCTCCGATCATCAGGGAGCGATTAATAGATTTTTTGAAGCATACAATGTCAGGTCGTACAACAAATGCGGGTTCCATATCATTGCGAATTATTATGGCACACCTGCTGACGAATTTAACGTCAAAGGCGTTTTGCAGGTCAGACCTCCTAATGATACCTTTGTGGTAAGTCCCTCCGGAAAATTCAGAATTCACTTCGACACTACCGACATTAACGGAAACCAGCCGTTCCTTTATGATCCTGACGGAAACATAATACCAAATAGTACTTACGCTTTTATTGATTCAGTAGAAAATACTTGTGATTATGTATATCACGTTGAAGTAGATTCGCTTGGATTTCCTCCTCCACCCTCCGACAGCGGCGCGGGCGGCGGGAACGAATACGATATCTACGTACAGTCTTTGCCTGCGGGCGAATACGGTTACACGGACTACAATCCATCTCAGCCCCTAATTAACCGCATCAACCCGACTTACGCGGCGTGGAGTGTCATAAGAAATGAATTCCAATCTACTTACACAAAGGGAATACCTGCCATGGAAGTCACGATTGCTCACGAATTTCATCACGGAATACAGGTGGGCAATTACGGTTTGTGGCAGCAGAAAGATTTGTGGTTCTATGAGCTCACATCAACGTGGATGGAGCAGGTCGTATATCCGGAGGTGAAAGATTATTACCAGTACCTCATTTATTTCTTCGACAATGTCGACAGACCATTCGACGATTACCAACAGTACAATTACGCCGGTTATGAACGATGCATCTTTGGAATCTTCGTTCAGTATGAATACGGCACCTCCATGATGAAAAAAATTTGGGAAAAGATGGCACACGAGCCTCCGATCCCGGCTATCGAAGACGCGTTCACTGCGGCAGGGGACGATCCATCCTCGGTGTTTCAATTATTTGCCCAGCTGAATTATTTCACGAATTACAGAACTCAGATCGCGAGCCAATTCAACATCACGCCATATCCTCTCGGAGAAGACTATCCGTTGGTCAAGATCAGCATGTCAGATACTCTCTCAGGTAGCGGTGTTAGTTTCCCTGATTCCGCAATGAGACTGACGGAGCACTTTTATCAAATTTACTATAACTCTGATACCTTCGGACTAACAGTGGTCAACAACAATTTTTCTGCAGCAATAAATGACGACAAGGAAAGCTTTCCATTTTTGGCAGGTATTTCTTTTGGCGGTCAAAATTGCGTAGAACAATTGGCCAACGGCTATTGTCTATTTTTTGCGGCTGCAAATCATAACGACTGGGGAATCATTCCGTTTATTTCGAATCAAGCTTTCGCGGAAAAAAACAACGGCGCATATCCGCAACCATTTAATCCATTACTATTTCTGCAACCATTAAAAATACCATATCCATTTTCTGATACGAATGATGTAACCCTTTCTATTTTTAGCATATCAGGGACTCTAGTTAGAACGGAAAATAGTGCGCCGCTCTCTTTTCTTCGCGGCAGATGCGTCACGTGGGACGGGAAGGACAGCCGCGGAAAGATCGTCTCGACTGGAATTTATATCTACGTTTTGACTAATCGTTCAAAAACTGTTCTTGGAAAAATTGCCGTGGTGAAAAATTAG
- a CDS encoding heavy metal translocating P-type ATPase codes for MTDDSVDMMEQTRNKIKLTFPVEGMTCASCVLRVEKALKGVTGVADAVVNLATESATVEIEPAKVSVDILKKAVTDAGYKIIDTADEVDPVRAETELREREYRNLRRRFIFGAILSLIVMVGSMPELFQFVKVVPLEIRNVTLMLLTIPVMFYVGGKFFKGFWTAAKHRTTDMNTLISIGTLSAFIYSAVATIWPNLFVSAGKPADVYFDTSAVIITLILLGKILEARAKLKSSEAVRKLIALQPVTAHLAADGGEIDVPLSIVQVGNVLRVKPGEKIPVDGKILNGFATVDESMLTGESVPVERTVGATLLGGTVCLDGTILIQAEKVGKESFVARVAKLVEEAQTSKPHVQRLVDRVASVFVPVVIVVAVISAAAWAIFGPPPVHALMAFVAVLIVACPCALGLATPTAIMVGTGRGAEMGTLIRDSDTLEQARKITSVIFDKTGTLTVGEMKVVEIIPFVGDPEAGNKISEDDLLRLSAVAEAHSTHPLGKAVVEEARRRGLNHALLENNSTENTSFKSFTGKGVEKITREDAGQRVLRVGKLYFVFPGEMPNSKFQEKVLQRMQELTASVLYVSSRCAPSDKPEILGAVLVSDYVRDDAASTVNRVKRLGLKTYLLTGDGEGAAKRIAELVDVDGYFANVSPEGKLNKIKELQSSGEVVAFVGDGINDAPALTQADIGIAMANGTDIAVESSDVTLVRNELSLVPRSILLSRKTIKVIKQNLFWAFFYNILLIPLAAGVFYPLTGWQLNPMFASVAMALSSVSVVSNSLRLKRIKIT; via the coding sequence ATGACAGATGATTCAGTAGACATGATGGAGCAGACCAGGAATAAGATAAAACTGACATTCCCTGTTGAAGGAATGACATGTGCTAGCTGCGTGCTGCGGGTTGAAAAAGCATTGAAAGGAGTCACGGGCGTCGCGGACGCAGTCGTTAATCTTGCAACCGAATCCGCGACCGTTGAAATAGAACCGGCAAAGGTCTCCGTTGACATTCTCAAGAAGGCCGTCACGGATGCCGGTTATAAAATTATCGACACTGCCGATGAAGTTGACCCCGTGAGGGCAGAGACCGAATTACGGGAACGGGAATACAGAAATCTCCGGCGAAGATTTATCTTCGGCGCGATCCTGTCTTTGATTGTGATGGTTGGGAGTATGCCTGAACTCTTTCAATTTGTGAAAGTTGTTCCTCTGGAAATAAGAAATGTCACCCTGATGTTGCTCACCATTCCCGTCATGTTTTACGTCGGCGGCAAGTTTTTTAAAGGCTTTTGGACCGCCGCGAAGCATCGTACCACGGATATGAACACCCTCATCTCCATTGGAACTTTATCGGCGTTTATTTATAGCGCTGTAGCGACAATATGGCCAAACCTGTTTGTCTCTGCGGGCAAACCTGCCGACGTTTACTTCGATACGAGTGCAGTCATTATCACCTTAATCCTGTTGGGAAAAATTCTCGAAGCAAGGGCAAAATTGAAATCTTCAGAAGCAGTCAGAAAGCTGATCGCTCTTCAACCTGTGACTGCCCACCTTGCTGCCGACGGCGGAGAGATCGATGTTCCACTAAGCATAGTCCAGGTGGGCAACGTACTGAGGGTGAAGCCGGGAGAAAAAATTCCGGTCGATGGCAAAATCTTGAATGGTTTCGCCACGGTAGATGAATCCATGTTGACCGGAGAAAGTGTTCCGGTGGAACGAACCGTAGGAGCAACGCTTCTCGGTGGCACAGTCTGTCTTGACGGCACGATATTGATTCAGGCAGAGAAGGTGGGAAAGGAAAGTTTTGTTGCTCGTGTCGCGAAACTTGTTGAAGAAGCCCAGACATCCAAGCCGCACGTGCAGAGGCTTGTCGATAGAGTTGCATCTGTATTCGTTCCTGTCGTCATTGTCGTGGCGGTCATCTCTGCCGCTGCCTGGGCTATTTTCGGTCCGCCGCCCGTTCATGCGCTGATGGCTTTTGTTGCGGTATTGATCGTCGCATGTCCCTGTGCACTCGGTTTAGCGACGCCGACTGCTATCATGGTCGGCACGGGCCGAGGCGCAGAAATGGGGACACTCATCAGGGACAGCGACACGCTGGAACAGGCGCGCAAGATTACCAGCGTCATATTTGACAAGACCGGCACACTTACCGTAGGAGAAATGAAAGTCGTTGAGATAATTCCGTTTGTCGGGGACCCCGAAGCTGGGAACAAAATATCTGAAGACGATTTGCTTAGACTGTCGGCTGTTGCGGAAGCTCACTCGACTCATCCGCTCGGGAAAGCAGTCGTCGAAGAAGCCCGACGACGCGGCTTGAATCACGCTCTGCTGGAAAATAACTCCACCGAAAATACGTCCTTCAAATCATTTACAGGAAAAGGGGTTGAGAAAATTACGCGGGAAGATGCCGGCCAAAGAGTTCTCCGCGTCGGGAAACTTTATTTTGTATTCCCGGGCGAAATGCCAAATTCGAAATTCCAGGAAAAGGTCTTGCAGCGAATGCAGGAGTTGACGGCATCAGTTCTCTATGTCTCAAGTCGATGCGCACCTTCCGACAAGCCGGAAATTCTCGGCGCAGTCCTGGTAAGCGATTATGTAAGAGATGATGCGGCATCGACAGTTAACAGAGTGAAGCGGCTCGGATTGAAAACATATTTGCTTACCGGAGACGGAGAAGGAGCGGCGAAGAGAATCGCCGAGCTTGTCGATGTAGACGGTTACTTTGCCAACGTCTCGCCGGAAGGAAAACTGAATAAAATAAAAGAGCTGCAAAGCAGCGGGGAAGTCGTCGCGTTCGTCGGGGATGGGATCAACGATGCGCCGGCGTTGACGCAGGCAGATATTGGCATCGCGATGGCGAACGGGACTGACATCGCCGTCGAATCCTCGGATGTCACACTCGTGAGGAATGAACTCAGCCTCGTACCACGATCCATTCTTTTGTCGAGAAAGACTATTAAAGTAATTAAACAAAATTTGTTCTGGGCGTTTTTCTACAATATCTTATTGATACCGCTTGCCGCAGGGGTTTTCTATCCGCTCACGGGCTGGCAGCTGAATCCGATGTTCGCTTCGGTCGCCATGGCGCTGAGTTCCGTCAGCGTTGTAAGCAACTCGCTGCGGCTGAAGAGAATAAAAATCACATAA
- the bamD gene encoding outer membrane protein assembly factor BamD produces MKFTVNTRSLATIYLTFAGLAIILASCSSTQELIVQSAGETYRQGMLLMQDKDYTKARDKFDIVVKQYPASAYADSAQFYLAETYYDQEEYITSAFEYENVYRSYPSSKLSPDARFMIAKCYMAQAPRVQLDQQSTTKAIEAFQSFIDYYPQSPLVPQAEKEIMDLRSRVAEKYYDTAELYTAMGYYKAAVVYYDLILDQYHDSNFADKAALGKVKVLMKRHKDSDAKSALEKFYISFPNSKLREEANQLAHTLNIATGKQPDAN; encoded by the coding sequence ATGAAATTTACAGTAAACACCCGTTCATTAGCTACTATCTATCTGACGTTCGCCGGTCTGGCAATCATTCTTGCCTCGTGCTCGTCTACTCAAGAATTAATTGTCCAGAGCGCGGGGGAAACTTACCGACAAGGGATGCTTCTGATGCAGGATAAAGATTATACGAAGGCGCGGGATAAATTCGATATAGTGGTTAAACAATATCCCGCAAGCGCTTATGCGGACAGCGCGCAATTCTATCTCGCCGAGACTTACTACGATCAGGAGGAATACATCACCTCCGCATTCGAATACGAAAATGTTTACAGAAGCTACCCGTCGTCTAAGTTGTCACCGGACGCGAGGTTTATGATTGCAAAATGTTACATGGCTCAGGCACCGAGGGTTCAACTCGATCAGCAGAGTACGACGAAGGCAATCGAGGCATTCCAAAGTTTTATAGACTATTACCCCCAAAGTCCGCTCGTGCCTCAGGCAGAGAAGGAAATTATGGATCTTCGAAGCCGTGTCGCTGAAAAATATTACGACACCGCAGAGCTGTACACAGCGATGGGGTACTACAAGGCTGCTGTCGTTTATTATGATCTGATTCTTGATCAGTACCATGATTCAAATTTTGCCGACAAGGCTGCCCTGGGAAAAGTTAAGGTGCTGATGAAACGTCACAAGGACAGCGATGCAAAGTCGGCACTCGAAAAATTTTACATTTCATTTCCAAATTCGAAATTAAGGGAAGAAGCAAACCAACTTGCGCATACTTTGAACATCGCCACCGGCAAGCAGCCAGACGCAAATTAA
- a CDS encoding VCBS repeat-containing protein, with amino-acid sequence MNDIAEIRPVIIFRHLIIQMVFVVNIVRVAEAQVYTPVFRAVEMQATIAPLGEMVAGNFSGHNSVAALCRVEKAIYFFEPDSMENLILANVVTLPDTPIAISKGQEIFIDTSNHERHFDKLAVLESGHSVMLVSFGKDGRPIVSQLSHADAYATDVRTTDLEARGKLDIITFGKFCPGVFVAGKARTDSIQDAQAMQTPLEGIPFSSIAFTDFNGDLVPDMAALDWVNHRLLIFYGRGDGTFAQPVSFQLRAEPSTLAVADLTGDGYPDILIGYNGLDQIDLYGGDGVGRFLLRQTLKTAGSISKFALADFTGNGAKDIAALSSSEKQITLFSYDVSSKDFKYSGTVGVGENYDDIIPFYFPNRLRADLVASSLSEKYVKVFKTSVIFNKYPDVLLPVSEGSCQLSVFGNDTSNCMVAADTSGRITLVHYNGTIITGEDTAFEFRSEENLAFMKLVISDQFHLLSFYTDTNTVSMYDVLTKDENGRKVMTARIPFLVDGTIHGDSAIMATAYTVKSDSGVGISYFTSYAQEDFIEKDYYLNEAKNYVSSALTLLDRDPAFFRISEKGIDTMSFVCTRLRWRRTVSNVIQGSKAKLAALNEQQYLFVEYDDTLTMFKISLEKPMILTLHQTCAMPFDSSEFSSVRVSIADSVFYVAFFDSAQSSVSLFSAAASQSKLIRSWRTEDRPEDIAVLPVMRRIYFLNRPESYVSVHNF; translated from the coding sequence ATGAACGACATTGCTGAGATCAGGCCGGTCATAATATTCAGACACCTGATCATTCAAATGGTATTTGTCGTAAACATTGTGCGAGTTGCGGAGGCGCAAGTTTACACTCCTGTCTTCAGGGCAGTAGAGATGCAAGCGACAATAGCTCCATTGGGCGAGATGGTTGCGGGGAATTTCTCTGGACATAATAGCGTGGCTGCGCTGTGCAGGGTGGAAAAAGCGATATACTTCTTCGAACCCGACTCGATGGAAAATCTCATCCTTGCGAATGTCGTAACACTTCCGGACACTCCAATTGCGATTTCGAAGGGTCAAGAAATTTTCATAGATACAAGCAACCATGAAAGACATTTCGACAAGCTCGCAGTTCTGGAGAGCGGCCATTCCGTGATGCTCGTATCGTTTGGAAAAGACGGCCGTCCCATTGTATCACAATTATCCCATGCTGATGCTTATGCGACCGATGTCAGGACGACCGATCTTGAAGCCAGAGGAAAACTCGACATAATCACTTTTGGAAAATTCTGCCCGGGGGTTTTCGTCGCAGGGAAAGCGAGAACCGACAGCATCCAAGATGCCCAAGCCATGCAAACTCCGCTCGAGGGTATTCCGTTCAGCTCAATCGCTTTCACAGATTTCAACGGCGACCTCGTCCCTGATATGGCAGCCCTCGACTGGGTGAACCATAGGCTTCTTATTTTCTACGGCAGAGGAGATGGCACATTTGCACAGCCGGTCTCGTTCCAGCTTAGGGCTGAGCCGTCAACTCTTGCTGTTGCTGATTTGACCGGTGACGGCTATCCTGACATTCTGATCGGTTACAACGGCCTCGATCAGATCGATCTATACGGAGGCGACGGCGTCGGACGATTCCTCCTCAGGCAAACATTAAAAACCGCGGGCTCGATCTCAAAATTCGCGCTGGCAGATTTCACCGGGAACGGAGCGAAGGATATCGCCGCGTTGAGCTCCAGCGAAAAACAGATAACGCTTTTTTCGTACGACGTGTCATCAAAGGATTTCAAATACTCGGGGACGGTGGGCGTCGGTGAGAATTACGACGACATCATCCCGTTTTACTTTCCAAACCGTCTCCGCGCCGATCTCGTCGCCTCGAGCTTAAGCGAGAAATATGTCAAAGTATTCAAGACCTCCGTTATATTTAACAAATACCCCGACGTGCTTTTGCCCGTAAGTGAAGGTTCTTGCCAGCTATCTGTCTTTGGAAATGACACCTCCAATTGCATGGTTGCCGCGGACACATCGGGAAGAATCACGCTTGTGCACTATAACGGAACAATTATAACAGGCGAGGACACTGCCTTTGAATTTCGATCGGAAGAAAATCTTGCATTCATGAAATTAGTCATTTCCGACCAGTTTCATCTTCTCTCATTTTACACTGATACCAACACGGTCAGCATGTACGATGTGCTGACAAAAGACGAAAATGGCAGGAAGGTCATGACAGCCCGAATTCCATTTTTGGTCGATGGAACAATACATGGAGATTCCGCAATCATGGCCACCGCTTATACGGTAAAGTCAGACAGCGGAGTCGGCATTTCATATTTCACATCGTACGCGCAGGAAGATTTCATTGAGAAAGACTATTATCTTAACGAGGCGAAAAATTACGTTTCATCTGCCCTTACTCTTCTGGATAGGGATCCCGCATTCTTTAGAATTTCGGAAAAGGGAATCGACACCATGTCGTTTGTCTGCACCCGTCTGAGGTGGCGAAGAACCGTTTCAAATGTAATCCAGGGTTCTAAAGCGAAACTTGCCGCACTGAATGAACAACAATACCTGTTTGTTGAGTATGATGACACGCTCACGATGTTCAAAATCTCATTGGAGAAACCAATGATACTCACGCTGCATCAAACATGTGCGATGCCTTTCGATAGCTCTGAGTTTAGCAGTGTTCGCGTTTCAATTGCTGATTCAGTTTTTTATGTGGCTTTCTTCGACAGCGCACAGAGCTCCGTATCACTTTTCTCAGCTGCGGCTTCGCAGTCAAAGTTGATCAGATCGTGGCGCACTGAAGACAGACCGGAAGATATCGCCGTTTTGCCTGTGATGAGAAGAATATATTTCTTGAATCGACCTGAGTCCTATGTCTCTGTCCACAATTTTTGA
- a CDS encoding cation transporter: MFGFVKKKKVLNVEGMTCHHCEMTVEKALLEVAGVKSAKADHAAKSVEVEYKNELDLNKVREKIAKAGYRLAG, from the coding sequence ATGTTTGGTTTTGTAAAGAAGAAGAAAGTTTTGAACGTAGAAGGAATGACATGTCATCACTGCGAGATGACCGTCGAAAAAGCTCTGCTCGAAGTTGCGGGCGTCAAAAGCGCGAAGGCAGACCATGCTGCCAAGAGTGTTGAGGTGGAGTATAAGAATGAACTCGATCTAAATAAAGTAAGAGAGAAAATCGCGAAGGCGGGCTATAGATTAGCCGGATGA
- a CDS encoding ubiquinol-cytochrome c reductase iron-sulfur subunit, which translates to MSLSRRSFLNRILAGGAAIFSAYVIYPVIRFLIPPPVPLDAQTRVQAATIDELKPNSAKFFRFLDKPAVLVHLQNGSYEALSAKCTHLGCTVAFEQDKDIFYCNCHGSQFNIDGKVIKGPAALPLTQYAVSVSGDDIFVTTQNQQV; encoded by the coding sequence ATGTCACTAAGTAGAAGAAGTTTCTTGAATCGAATACTCGCCGGGGGTGCAGCCATCTTCAGCGCGTACGTAATTTATCCCGTTATCAGATTTCTTATTCCGCCTCCAGTGCCGCTCGATGCGCAAACGAGAGTCCAGGCGGCAACGATCGACGAGCTGAAACCGAACTCAGCAAAGTTTTTCAGGTTTCTAGATAAGCCGGCTGTTCTGGTTCACCTCCAAAACGGCAGTTACGAAGCGCTGTCTGCAAAATGCACTCACCTCGGATGCACCGTCGCATTCGAACAGGACAAAGACATATTCTATTGCAACTGCCACGGGAGCCAGTTCAACATCGACGGAAAAGTCATCAAAGGACCTGCAGCGCTGCCGCTGACTCAGTATGCCGTCTCAGTTTCAGGAGACGATATTTTTGTGACCACTCAAAACCAGCAGGTGTAG